Genomic DNA from Candidatus Coatesbacteria bacterium:
TCTATGTGCTTGTCGAATGTGCCCCTCGAGTTTCTCCAGCTCGGCCTCCCGAGCGGCGGCGCTGCGCTATCTCATTGCGTTTCTCCGGCGGCAGCTCGTTGCGGCGCCCCCGGGGACGATGGTAGAACAACTTACCGCAGCGCTTGCACATATGACGCCCGTCGTCCAGCGGTAGTGTAGCGATAGTTACACTTCGGACACTTGACGTGCCTGTCGGGGTCACTCTTTAAGCCATCTGCCACATTGCCCCCTTTATTGGTGGCAGGATAACAGACTTGTTCACGCCGATATATGTACCCAACTGTAATACCTGATGTTCATCTTCTGTGATGATCCCTAAGCATTTTTAGAGAAAGTTCCTGTCATAATATGAAAATCGTCTCTGGCGGAGCGGTTGTTATTGTCTTGTGCTAAGAGATAATGAAGACATTAATGAAGTGACTATGTATATTAGGCAGATTCCAATACGTACCAATTTCGCAGTTATTATCATCGATCATCCCTACAGCGGACCAACACGGCGGTTGCCCGGAAGCGGGCCGACCCGAAGGTCGGCCCCTACAGAGGGTGGATGCTGTACTGTAAGCAAATATCAACCGTTCTGTCCGGGAGGACCTTCAGGTCCCCCGGGAATTCACCGCTATCCGGTTTCATCACGAGACCGACCGACACCAGCCGCCCCTACCGGAGTTGATCGTTATCAACCGATTTGGACCGGCAGCATGACCCCCGCCTTCGACATCCCCCGACGGCGCGAGGACGTCGAGGCCGCCGAGGCCCGACTGTCGACCTACGCCGCCCGCTCCGCCGCCGCCCGGCGCCGGGACCCGGACTACACCCCGGACCCCTACCGTTCCGAGTTCGCCCGGGACCGCGACCGCGTCCTCCACGCCCGGCACTTCCGCCTGCTGATGCACAAGACCCAGGTCATGCCCGGGCCGCCCCACGCCCGCTACACCACCCGGCTGACCCACACCCTCGAGGTGATGCAGGTGGCCCGCTCGATCGCCCGGACCCTGCGGCTCAACGAGGACCTGACCGAGGCGATCGCCCTGGGCCACGACCTGGGACACTCGCCCTTCGGCCATGCCGGCGAAGATACACTGCGCGAGCTGATGCGCGACGCCGGGGGCTTCGAGCACAACGAGCACTCCCTGCGCGTTGTCGACGAGCTCGAGGGGTTGGACCTGACCCGGGAGACGCGCCAGGGGATCCTCTGCCACACGGCCTATGACGCCGCCGACTACCCGGAGGGTCGCGAGCTGCCCGCCGCTTTCCTCGAGCTGGGCTATTCCGCCAAGGGGCGGCCCTTCACCGAGCCGCGCAGCCTCGAGGCCCAGGTCGTCGATCTGGCCGACGAGATCGCCTACCTGGCCCACGACACCGACGACATGCGCCGGGCCGGTCTGTTCGACGCCGGCCGCGCCCCGATCCCCGCGCGCCTGGCCCACTTCCTGCGCTCGCCCAAGCGCGAGACCCTGGGCACGCTGATCCGCGGTGTCATCGAGCACGCCGCCGGACAGCTCCGCGCCGCCGCCGCCGCCGGGATCGATCATCCCGTCATCGACTACCCCGAGGACCTGGGCCGCCTGGTGACCGAGTTCAAGGGCTTCAGCCGCGAGCGGTTCTATCACCATCCACAGATCGCCGCCCAGTGCCGCCGGGCCGAGGACATCCTGCACTCCATCTACCGCCACTGGGAGGCCTATCCGCCCGCCGAGGTCCGGGAGCGCGGCTACGCCGGGGCCGACGAGCGCGCCCGGCGCCGCCTGCTGCTGGACCACCTGGTGGCCCTGACCGACCCCGAGGCCGCCCACCTGTACCGCCAGTTGAACCTCTTCTGATACCAGTCGACTCACCGAAGCCGGGCCGCCCGGGTAAGCTCTGCCGCTGTTGCCCAGCCCCTGCTCTGCCCGGGCGCCGGGGGCGAGGTAGCGCTCGAACCAACCCGACCAACGACCGGCTTGCGCGACCGGCTCGCGCGACCGGCCCGCACGACCGGCTCGCACGACCGGCTCGCACGACCGGCCCGCGCCGGTCGGTTTTCGCAAAATGCACATTTTCCTGTACAGTAATGAAAGACCAAGCTATACTGAACTAAGATAACCGTCAGCGGGCGTTACTTAGACCCGGTCTTACCGAACCCGTCCATCCGTCCCGAGGAGCTGCCGTATGAAGCGTAGCGTCTTGTTATTAATTACCATCGTCCTGGTCACGGCCGCCGGGGCCGAGCTGATCTACGCTCAGAGCTTCGCCATCGCCGACGCCGTCATCGGCCTGCCCAGCACCACCTACGGCGCGTCCTACATGCTGGCCGACGACTTCGCGGTGCCCTGCGACTCCACCGTGGATCGGGTGGTAATCTGGGGCATCTTCCAGGAGGTCCAGCAGATGTCGGACTTCTGGGTCCGCCTGTTCACCGACGACGGCGGCGAGCCGGGTACGGAGCTGGCGGAAGTTTTCGTCGGCGCCAACTACATCACCTTCACCGACACCGGCGAGGCCTTCGGGACCGCGGAGATCTTCGAGATCGACATGGACCTGACGGCCGCCGGGGAGGAGCTGGACCTCGACGCCGGCCAGCAGTATTGGTTCAGCGCCCAGGCCCAGTACGACTACCTCTTCTACTGGGTCTGCCCCCTGCACGCCGAGTACGAGATGGTTCACCTCTCCAGCGACGACGGCGCTACCTGGGAGAGCTCCTACGAGGAATGGGAAGAAGAATACGACGCCTTCTTCGAGCTCCACGGCGACGTGACCGCCGTCCAACCCGCCTCCTGGGGCCGGATCAAGGCCCTGGACTAACCGAGCGCCCCACCAACCACGGTGACCGAACCGGCCCCCCGGGGCCGGTTGTTCTGTGGTCGAGATCATCAGTGCCGGTGAATGCCTCGCCCCTCTAACGGGTTTCCCGAGCAACCCGGCAGAGCCGATGCCGTCCCACAGATCAGCAGGATAAGCAGCATGACGGACAACATGATAATCATTCTGAAATCGCGGTGTGCGTACGTTATACTATTACTTGGTACCCTTGGATTACTCTGCGGAATAACGAAGCCACGATAAAGCGGAAGTTAAAAGTCATGCAAACCAAAATCATCATTTTCTCAGTCGCCTGCTGCTTTCTGATCGGCTCTGGAGCGGCCGCCGCGTCCGAGCTCGGTAAGCCGCCCGAATTAGCCCTCAGCGGCGGCGCCGAACCGACCAACGACGAAAACGCCCACTGGCAGGTCTACGACGACGGCGGCGAGAACGTCTTCGCCTGCTGCTGGACCACCTGGTGGCCCTGACCGACCCCGAGGCCGCCCACCTGTACCGCCAGTTGAACCTGATCTGAGCCCGACCCCAGGTTAGCCCGGGATCGGCGGCGAGCTCCGGAAGCCAAGAGTGGGTTGCGTAACACCAGCAACCGGCGCTGGGACCGGTTTTCTTCCGGCAGGGGACGGAAGAGTCGAAGGAAATCAGTTATACTTAGCATCATAGATGATCCTGGACCAATCAAGCAGCACCATTCATTCAACGCTACTCAATAAACAACCAAGCTATCAACAAAACCAGTCAGCCAGGGAAGTCGAGCAAGCGGCGGATAGAGCGGGTCGTTGATAATCGCCTTGACTGATGGCTTGAACATACGGCGATCAATCCCCCTTATCTGTTTGTCAATCGGCGCCTTGCGTTCTAGGTTCCCTCAACGTTGCTACGGCGGCGGGTTTGTGCTCGAACTGGCCCAGCTTACATGAGCCGGCAGCTCGAGCAACTGATAACCAAAGCTCAATCGCCACAATCAGCTTGAACGCTGCGCATCCACCAGCCTTATCATTGACTGGAACAGCAAGTCTTTTCGACAGCCTTCGGCACATCGGAACTAAGTGATCCCGAGCAAAACCGAAGCAGACCAGCATCCCCTCTCGGAAGGCAGTCTCGAGCATGAAACAGATTTCACTGATCCTCGTCATCCTCGTTGGCCTGGCCGCGGCCGAGGTCCTCTGGGAGAACCCCTACGGTTTTAGCGAAGTCGAAGGCGGCTACAGCGCCTACGACACCACCCACAGTCTGGATGACTTCGTTC
This window encodes:
- the dgt gene encoding dNTP triphosphohydrolase → MTPAFDIPRRREDVEAAEARLSTYAARSAAARRRDPDYTPDPYRSEFARDRDRVLHARHFRLLMHKTQVMPGPPHARYTTRLTHTLEVMQVARSIARTLRLNEDLTEAIALGHDLGHSPFGHAGEDTLRELMRDAGGFEHNEHSLRVVDELEGLDLTRETRQGILCHTAYDAADYPEGRELPAAFLELGYSAKGRPFTEPRSLEAQVVDLADEIAYLAHDTDDMRRAGLFDAGRAPIPARLAHFLRSPKRETLGTLIRGVIEHAAGQLRAAAAAGIDHPVIDYPEDLGRLVTEFKGFSRERFYHHPQIAAQCRRAEDILHSIYRHWEAYPPAEVRERGYAGADERARRRLLLDHLVALTDPEAAHLYRQLNLF